The Gammaproteobacteria bacterium genome window below encodes:
- the rplL gene encoding 50S ribosomal protein L7/L12, with translation MAVTKEQILDTIANMTVMEVVELIEAMEEKFGVSAAAAVAVAAAPGAAAPAAEAQTEFNVVMTSFGDNKVTVIKVVRELTGLGLKEAKDLVEGVPSAVKEGVSKDEAEAVKKKLEEAGAKVELK, from the coding sequence ATGGCTGTTACTAAAGAACAGATCCTGGACACCATCGCCAACATGACCGTCATGGAAGTGGTGGAACTGATCGAAGCAATGGAAGAAAAGTTTGGCGTGTCTGCTGCCGCAGCGGTTGCAGTTGCTGCTGCTCCTGGTGCTGCTGCGCCAGCCGCTGAAGCACAGACCGAGTTCAATGTTGTGATGACCTCGTTTGGTGATAACAAAGTCACCGTCATCAAGGTTGTCCGCGAACTCACCGGCCTGGGCCTGAAAGAAGCCAAAGACTTGGTTGAAGGCGTGCCTTCAGCGGTCAAAGAAGGCGTCTCTAAGGACGAAGCCGAAGCAGTCAAGAAGAAGCTGGAAGAAGCCGGCGCCAAGGTTGAGCTCAAGTAA
- the rplJ gene encoding 50S ribosomal protein L10, with amino-acid sequence MALNLEDKKAIVAEVAGVAATAYSAVAAQYAGLSVTDMTELRKKARESGVYLRVVKNTLARRAVQGTDFECMADSLVGPLVLAFSQEDPGAAARVIQDFAKGRDKFEVRVVAVGGKLLAPGDIDRLAKMPTKEQAIAILMGVMKAPIEKLARTFNEVPGKLVRTVAAIRDQKQQAA; translated from the coding sequence ATGGCTCTCAATCTGGAAGACAAGAAAGCCATCGTTGCCGAGGTCGCGGGCGTCGCTGCAACGGCTTATTCCGCAGTTGCTGCTCAGTATGCCGGTCTGTCTGTGACCGATATGACTGAGTTGCGGAAGAAAGCGCGTGAGTCCGGAGTGTATTTGCGTGTTGTCAAAAACACTCTGGCGCGTCGTGCCGTGCAAGGCACTGACTTTGAATGTATGGCTGATTCGCTGGTCGGTCCGCTTGTGCTTGCCTTTTCCCAGGAAGATCCGGGTGCGGCGGCGCGAGTGATCCAAGATTTCGCGAAGGGTCGTGACAAGTTCGAAGTCAGGGTTGTGGCAGTGGGCGGCAAGTTGTTGGCTCCAGGCGATATTGATCGTCTGGCCAAGATGCCGACCAAGGAACAGGCGATTGCGATATTGATGGGCGTGATGAAAGCGCCGATCGAGAAACTCGCACGCACGTTCAACGAAGTGCCTGGCAAACTGGTGCGTACCGTGGCCGCGATTCGCGATCAAAAGCAGCAAGCTGCTTGA